In Bosea vestrisii, the following are encoded in one genomic region:
- a CDS encoding amino acid ABC transporter permease: MNYKLDFTPVLDGLPSLLAACLGTFALALGGMALAIVIGIGGVMLRDSRIAPVRWFIKSFVEVIRNTPFLVQIYFIYFALPLAGLRLDPTPTAIIALGINGGAYAIEIIRGGVQSISRGQIEAGLALGLHKTQVFRLIVLKPALRAIFPSLTSQFVLLTLTTSIASAISAYELTSVAQQIETSSFRSFEVYGVVTVFYLVISWLMMRGFGLISTRYFSYPVK, from the coding sequence ATGAACTACAAGCTCGATTTCACGCCGGTACTGGATGGGCTGCCAAGCCTGCTCGCTGCTTGCCTCGGCACGTTCGCGCTGGCGCTCGGCGGCATGGCCCTCGCCATCGTCATCGGCATCGGCGGCGTGATGCTGCGCGACTCCCGCATCGCGCCGGTGCGCTGGTTCATCAAGTCCTTCGTCGAAGTCATCCGCAACACGCCTTTCCTGGTGCAGATCTACTTCATCTATTTTGCGCTGCCACTGGCGGGCCTTCGGCTCGACCCGACACCCACCGCGATCATCGCGCTTGGCATCAATGGCGGCGCCTACGCGATCGAGATCATCCGCGGCGGCGTCCAGTCGATCAGCCGCGGGCAGATCGAGGCGGGGCTCGCGCTCGGCCTGCACAAGACGCAGGTCTTCCGGCTGATCGTACTGAAGCCGGCGCTGCGGGCGATCTTCCCGTCGCTGACCAGCCAGTTCGTGCTGCTCACGCTGACGACCAGCATCGCCTCGGCGATCTCGGCCTATGAGCTGACCTCGGTCGCTCAGCAGATCGAAACCTCCAGCTTTCGCAGCTTCGAGGTCTATGGCGTGGTGACGGTGTTCTACCTCGTCATCTCCTGGCTGATGATGCGCGGCTTCGGGCTGATCTCGACGCGCTATTTCAGCTACCCGGTCAAGTGA
- a CDS encoding transporter substrate-binding domain-containing protein, translating to MKKLIKGLPSRRHLLLGGALALAAPALLSQSAFAITPAEIKAKGKLVVGIQGDNPPWGFVTSGGKQDGLDADIATLFAKELGVPVEFVPLEVNNRIPALTTGRVDVLFATMAMLPERAKAVQFSKPYVANTIVLIGKKSDTIKTNEDMGKFTIGVAKGAAQDTQVTKNAPSSTTIRRYDGDAPSIQALVSGQVQALGGNIFYLQRIEQGRPGEFENKLEFQNLYNGACTRLGEKEINAAINIFIDKIKASGELQKVYDKWMKVPVHKFPDSLEGITFTAS from the coding sequence ATGAAGAAGCTGATCAAGGGACTGCCCAGCCGCCGCCATCTGCTGCTCGGGGGCGCGCTCGCGCTTGCCGCGCCGGCACTGCTCTCGCAGTCGGCCTTCGCGATCACGCCGGCCGAGATCAAGGCGAAGGGCAAGCTCGTCGTCGGTATCCAGGGCGACAACCCGCCCTGGGGCTTCGTGACCAGCGGTGGCAAGCAGGACGGGCTCGACGCGGACATCGCCACGTTGTTCGCCAAGGAGCTCGGCGTTCCCGTCGAGTTCGTGCCGCTAGAGGTCAACAACCGGATTCCCGCGCTGACCACGGGGCGTGTCGACGTGCTGTTCGCGACCATGGCGATGCTGCCGGAGCGCGCCAAAGCGGTGCAGTTCTCGAAGCCCTATGTCGCGAACACGATCGTGCTGATCGGGAAGAAGAGCGACACGATCAAGACCAATGAGGACATGGGCAAGTTCACCATCGGCGTCGCCAAGGGCGCGGCCCAGGATACCCAAGTGACCAAGAATGCGCCGTCCAGCACGACGATCCGGCGCTATGACGGCGATGCACCGAGCATTCAGGCGCTGGTCTCCGGCCAGGTCCAGGCGCTCGGCGGCAACATCTTCTACCTGCAGCGCATCGAGCAGGGCCGCCCCGGCGAGTTCGAGAACAAGCTCGAGTTCCAGAACCTCTACAACGGCGCCTGCACTCGTCTCGGCGAGAAGGAGATCAACGCCGCGATCAATATCTTCATCGACAAGATCAAGGCCAGTGGCGAGCTGCAGAAGGTCTACGACAAGTGGATGAAGGTCCCTGTCCATAAGTTCCCGGACAGCCTCGAGGGCATCACCTTCACCGCCAGCTGA
- a CDS encoding amino acid ABC transporter ATP-binding protein: MTSQSSPAQAAGDAMISMAGVEKWYGDFKALTDIDLSVRTGERIVLCGPSGSGKSTLIRCINHLEAYQKGEIRVGGTLLGDDARTIDAIRREVGMVFQHFNLFPHMTVLQNCMLAPMRSLRASKAEAEATARRLLARVKILEQAEKYPAQLSGGQQQRVAIARALCMQPKVMLFDEPTSALDPEMVKEVLDTMIGLAEEGMTMICVTHEMGFARQVADRVIFMASGAIVEEAPPEEFFSAPRQERTRKFLGEILRKH; encoded by the coding sequence ATGACAAGCCAATCCTCGCCTGCGCAAGCAGCCGGCGACGCCATGATCAGCATGGCCGGCGTCGAGAAATGGTACGGTGATTTCAAGGCTCTGACCGACATCGACCTGTCGGTCCGTACGGGCGAAAGAATCGTCCTGTGCGGACCGTCGGGCTCCGGCAAGTCGACGCTGATCCGCTGCATCAACCACCTCGAGGCCTATCAGAAGGGCGAGATCCGGGTCGGCGGCACCTTGCTGGGCGACGATGCCAGGACGATCGACGCCATCCGCCGCGAAGTCGGCATGGTCTTCCAGCACTTCAACCTGTTCCCGCATATGACGGTGCTGCAGAACTGCATGCTGGCGCCGATGCGCTCGCTGCGGGCCAGCAAGGCGGAGGCCGAGGCGACGGCCCGCCGGCTGCTCGCCCGTGTCAAGATCCTGGAGCAGGCGGAGAAGTATCCGGCCCAGCTCTCGGGCGGCCAGCAGCAGCGCGTCGCGATCGCCCGCGCGCTTTGCATGCAGCCGAAGGTCATGCTGTTCGACGAGCCGACCTCGGCGCTCGACCCGGAGATGGTCAAGGAGGTGCTCGACACCATGATCGGCCTGGCCGAGGAGGGCATGACCATGATCTGCGTCACCCACGAGATGGGCTTTGCCCGCCAGGTTGCGGACCGGGTCATCTTCATGGCCAGCGGCGCGATCGTCGAGGAGGCGCCGCCGGAAGAGTTCTTTTCGGCGCCCCGGCAGGAGCGCACCCGGAAGTTCCTGGGCGAGATCCTTCGCAAGCACTGA
- a CDS encoding metallophosphoesterase family protein, translating into MVRFLHSADLHLGKPYGSMPDELRGRLREARHTVLDRLAIKAREGGAATILLAGDVFDTETPSPSVLRQALAAMAGHDGLSWVILPGNHDSLVAEELWATTGRSLPANVLLAMEPAPIQLAQGVIVLPAPCTTRRPGRDLTEWMGAAATPEGSLRIGLAHGAVQSFSEDGGASDVIAPDRAARAGLDYLALGDWHGQMRIGTRIWYSGTPEPDRFKHDAPGRALLVALDAAGAEPTVEPVETGLFDWRMLPLAFLPGDEATERLAPLLPSGTTRRRTLLRVVASGRARPQARAELETAIAAVAPEFALMQLEAQALVTECETDDLDRIDRAGALRQAADALLVESRDTTRSEGEREAARDALMRLFSYCAAMS; encoded by the coding sequence ATGGTTCGCTTCCTCCACAGTGCCGATCTGCATCTCGGCAAACCCTACGGTTCCATGCCGGACGAGTTGCGCGGGCGGCTGCGCGAGGCGCGCCACACCGTCCTGGATCGGTTGGCGATCAAGGCGCGAGAGGGCGGTGCGGCGACGATCTTGCTCGCAGGCGACGTCTTCGACACGGAGACGCCGAGTCCATCGGTGCTGCGTCAGGCATTGGCCGCCATGGCCGGTCATGATGGTCTGTCCTGGGTGATCCTGCCGGGCAATCACGACTCATTGGTCGCCGAGGAATTATGGGCGACGACCGGACGGTCGCTGCCGGCCAACGTCCTCCTCGCCATGGAACCGGCGCCGATCCAGCTGGCGCAGGGCGTCATCGTTCTGCCCGCACCCTGCACGACGCGCCGGCCCGGCCGCGATCTCACTGAATGGATGGGAGCCGCAGCGACGCCGGAAGGATCGCTCCGGATCGGGCTTGCCCATGGCGCCGTACAGAGCTTCTCTGAGGATGGTGGGGCCAGCGACGTCATCGCGCCCGATCGAGCGGCGCGAGCGGGGCTGGACTATCTCGCGCTTGGCGACTGGCACGGTCAAATGCGGATCGGAACCCGCATCTGGTACAGCGGCACGCCGGAGCCGGACCGTTTCAAACATGATGCGCCCGGCAGAGCGCTGCTCGTGGCCCTCGACGCGGCGGGAGCCGAGCCGACCGTCGAGCCGGTCGAGACCGGTTTGTTCGACTGGCGGATGCTGCCGCTCGCTTTTCTCCCGGGCGATGAAGCGACGGAACGCCTTGCGCCCCTCCTGCCGTCCGGCACCACCAGGCGGCGGACGCTTCTGCGTGTCGTCGCCTCCGGCAGAGCCCGTCCCCAGGCGCGCGCCGAACTGGAGACCGCCATCGCGGCCGTCGCGCCGGAATTCGCTTTGATGCAGCTCGAGGCGCAGGCACTGGTGACGGAATGCGAAACCGATGACCTTGACCGGATCGACCGCGCCGGAGCCTTGCGCCAGGCCGCCGATGCCTTGCTCGTCGAAAGCCGCGACACCACCCGCTCGGAAGGCGAGCGCGAGGCGGCGCGCGACGCGCTGATGCGCCTGTTTTCCTATTGCGCGGCGATGTCCTGA
- the aroQ gene encoding type II 3-dehydroquinate dehydratase — MGNRIYVLNGPNLNLLGQREPAIYGTTTLDEIRQRCVGKAETLGFEIDFRQTNFEGALVESVHQARDEACGIIINPAGYTFTSVALLDALKMFDGPKIELHISNVHARESIYHTSLISRTVTGIIIGLGAAGYELAIQAMAELVQRS, encoded by the coding sequence ATGGGCAATCGCATCTACGTTCTCAATGGCCCGAACCTGAACCTGCTCGGCCAGCGCGAGCCGGCCATCTACGGCACGACCACGCTCGACGAGATCCGTCAGCGCTGCGTAGGCAAGGCCGAGACGCTCGGCTTCGAGATCGATTTTCGCCAGACGAATTTCGAGGGGGCCTTGGTGGAGAGCGTGCATCAGGCTCGCGACGAGGCCTGCGGCATCATCATCAACCCGGCGGGCTACACCTTCACCTCGGTCGCGCTTCTGGATGCGCTGAAGATGTTCGACGGGCCGAAGATCGAGCTGCACATCTCCAATGTCCACGCCCGCGAGAGCATCTACCACACCTCGCTGATCTCCCGGACCGTGACCGGCATCATCATCGGGCTCGGAGCTGCCGGATATGAACTGGCCATTCAGGCGATGGCCGAGCTGGTCCAGCGAAGCTGA
- a CDS encoding amino acid ABC transporter permease: MGSDEFLFLLTGLKWTVALSAVGFLGGGIAGLAVALARTSELPLLERVTAGYIALFQGTPLLMQLFVVYYGLALIGLRLDAWVAVSIGFTLHASAYLGEIWRGSIEAVPKGQTEAAKALSLNYVSRMKDVVLPQAIRISLPATIGFLVQLIKGTSLAAIVGFTELTRAGNIISNQIFAPLLVFGIVGILYFIMCWPLSLYGARLERQFAATTR; the protein is encoded by the coding sequence ATGGGGTCCGACGAGTTCCTCTTCCTCCTCACCGGCCTGAAATGGACGGTGGCCCTGTCGGCCGTCGGCTTCCTCGGCGGCGGCATCGCCGGACTCGCCGTCGCGCTGGCGCGAACATCCGAACTTCCGCTGCTGGAGCGCGTGACGGCGGGCTATATCGCGCTGTTCCAAGGCACACCGCTGCTGATGCAGCTCTTCGTGGTCTATTACGGATTGGCCCTGATCGGGCTCAGGCTCGACGCCTGGGTTGCGGTGTCGATCGGGTTCACGCTGCATGCCAGCGCCTATCTCGGCGAGATCTGGCGCGGCTCGATTGAAGCGGTGCCGAAAGGCCAGACCGAAGCCGCCAAGGCGCTCAGCCTGAACTACGTCTCGCGGATGAAGGACGTCGTCCTGCCGCAGGCGATCCGCATCTCGTTGCCCGCGACCATCGGCTTCCTCGTCCAGCTGATCAAAGGCACTTCGCTGGCCGCCATCGTCGGCTTCACCGAGCTGACCAGGGCCGGGAACATCATCTCGAACCAGATCTTCGCGCCGCTGCTCGTCTTCGGGATCGTCGGCATCCTCTACTTCATCATGTGCTGGCCGCTGTCGCTTTACGGCGCGCGCCTCGAGCGCCAGTTCGCCGCGACGACGCGCTAG
- a CDS encoding cupin domain-containing protein produces the protein MKIGDRLRELRSRRKLSVRAVALRSGISHSSISLIERDLISPSLDTLHAVLDALGTTLSGFFLDFQSVSPPNPFCRAEDMAEIGRVDAISYRVIGTGFPNRSMLMLHETYAPGADTGEAFSHSAQEGGLVIRGAVEVTVAGRTSILEPGDGYYFDSREPHRFRNASKEPSEIVSAITPPTY, from the coding sequence ATGAAGATCGGCGACAGGCTTCGCGAATTGCGCTCGCGCCGCAAACTGAGCGTGCGCGCGGTCGCGCTCCGTTCAGGGATCTCGCATTCCTCGATTTCGCTGATCGAGCGCGATCTGATCAGCCCGTCGCTCGACACGCTGCACGCCGTCCTCGACGCGCTTGGTACGACCTTATCGGGCTTTTTTCTGGATTTTCAGTCCGTATCGCCGCCGAATCCGTTCTGCCGTGCGGAAGACATGGCAGAGATCGGCCGGGTCGACGCCATCTCCTATCGCGTCATCGGAACGGGCTTTCCCAACCGTTCAATGTTGATGCTGCACGAAACCTATGCTCCGGGGGCCGATACAGGCGAGGCTTTCTCCCATTCGGCTCAGGAAGGCGGGCTTGTCATCCGCGGAGCTGTCGAGGTCACCGTTGCCGGCCGGACATCGATCCTGGAACCCGGCGATGGTTATTATTTCGACAGCCGGGAGCCGCATCGGTTCCGCAACGCCTCGAAGGAGCCGAGTGAGATCGTAAGCGCGATCACGCCGCCCACTTACTAG
- a CDS encoding Gfo/Idh/MocA family protein yields the protein MSDVGTKPLQLGILGAANIARAFTSGVAPSAAVKVAAVASRDVTKAESFARECGIPRFHGSYEALLADPAIDAIYNPLPNSLHAEWSIRAMEAGKHVLCEKPLATSAADARAMFAAATRLGRHLVEAYPYRAQPQTLKLRELLAAGAIGKVQLIRSSFGVAFSDPTNIRLKPDVGGGALLDAGSYAVSLALLAAGERPERVSATARWSETGVDMSTVATLEFPNGALAQISASFATAFHRNALIAGDAGTIETTYLNHPPVGGPPILTLRRGTLNTVVPEIVEVTPGNGFLAEAESFERLLRLGPEHWTGATPEESIDIALTLDAILESARSGASVRIAA from the coding sequence ATGAGTGATGTGGGAACAAAGCCGCTGCAACTCGGCATCCTTGGCGCAGCGAACATCGCACGGGCGTTTACCAGCGGCGTCGCGCCCTCGGCGGCCGTGAAGGTCGCGGCGGTCGCCAGCCGCGACGTGACGAAAGCCGAAAGCTTCGCCAGGGAGTGCGGCATCCCGCGCTTTCATGGCTCGTACGAGGCCCTTTTGGCCGACCCCGCGATCGACGCGATCTACAATCCGCTGCCGAATTCGCTCCACGCCGAATGGTCGATCCGCGCCATGGAGGCGGGCAAGCACGTGCTGTGCGAAAAGCCGCTGGCGACCAGCGCGGCTGACGCCCGCGCCATGTTCGCGGCCGCGACGCGCCTCGGCCGCCATCTCGTCGAGGCCTATCCCTACCGCGCCCAACCGCAGACGCTGAAGCTGCGCGAATTGCTGGCCGCAGGCGCGATCGGCAAGGTCCAGCTGATCCGCTCGAGTTTCGGCGTCGCCTTTTCCGATCCGACCAATATCCGCCTGAAGCCCGATGTCGGTGGCGGCGCGCTGCTCGATGCCGGCAGCTACGCGGTCAGCCTCGCGCTCCTCGCCGCCGGCGAGCGCCCGGAGCGCGTGAGCGCCACAGCGCGCTGGAGCGAGACTGGCGTCGACATGAGCACGGTGGCGACGCTCGAATTTCCAAATGGTGCGCTGGCACAGATTTCGGCCAGTTTTGCCACGGCCTTTCATCGTAATGCGCTGATCGCGGGCGATGCCGGCACGATCGAGACGACCTACCTCAACCATCCGCCGGTCGGCGGACCGCCGATCCTGACCTTGCGACGCGGCACGCTCAACACCGTCGTCCCCGAGATCGTCGAGGTCACTCCGGGCAACGGCTTCCTCGCCGAGGCGGAATCCTTCGAGCGGCTGCTCAGGCTGGGGCCGGAGCATTGGACGGGCGCGACGCCGGAGGAATCCATCGACATCGCGCTGACACTGGACGCCATCCTCGAGAGCGCCCGGTCCGGCGCTTCCGTGCGCATTGCCGCCTAG
- a CDS encoding shikimate dehydrogenase family protein translates to MIRGTTKLIAHLGYPTESFKAPMIYNPYFEKHGIDAVVVPMGCKAEDYPRFLKLVFRLSNIHGALVTMPHKVTTVSMLDEVLTTAKVAGSCNAVRLGPDGKLVGDMFDGEGFVRGVLRKGRKLAGARVLVVGCGGVGSAIAASLAKADVAELALFDAYAPLAVGLAERLRLHYPLLQVAMGSADPAGFDIVVNATPLGMKAGDPLPMDVSRIAPTTFVGEVVMKQEVTPFLAAVRARGCEFQVGTDMLFEQIPAYLEFFGFPTATPDELRAVAQVSY, encoded by the coding sequence ATGATCCGCGGCACCACCAAGCTTATCGCCCATCTTGGCTATCCGACGGAGTCGTTCAAAGCTCCGATGATCTACAATCCCTATTTCGAGAAGCACGGCATCGACGCCGTCGTGGTGCCGATGGGCTGCAAGGCGGAGGATTATCCCCGCTTCCTGAAGCTGGTCTTCAGGCTCTCCAACATCCACGGCGCCCTGGTCACCATGCCGCACAAGGTGACGACCGTCTCGATGCTCGACGAGGTGTTGACGACGGCAAAGGTTGCGGGCTCCTGCAATGCCGTGCGCCTGGGGCCGGACGGCAAGCTGGTCGGCGACATGTTCGACGGCGAGGGCTTCGTCCGCGGCGTCCTGCGCAAGGGCCGCAAGCTCGCCGGTGCGCGCGTTCTCGTCGTCGGTTGCGGTGGCGTCGGCTCCGCCATTGCCGCGTCGCTGGCCAAGGCTGATGTGGCCGAGCTTGCGCTGTTCGACGCCTACGCCCCGTTGGCCGTCGGCCTCGCCGAGCGCCTGCGGCTGCACTATCCGCTGCTTCAGGTCGCGATGGGCTCCGCCGACCCCGCCGGCTTCGACATCGTCGTCAACGCGACCCCGCTCGGCATGAAGGCGGGCGACCCGCTTCCGATGGATGTGAGCCGGATCGCACCCACGACCTTCGTTGGCGAGGTGGTGATGAAACAGGAAGTGACGCCGTTCCTTGCGGCGGTCCGCGCTCGCGGCTGCGAGTTCCAGGTCGGCACCGACATGCTGTTCGAGCAGATTCCGGCTTATCTGGAGTTCTTCGGCTTCCCCACGGCGACGCCTGACGAGCTCCGCGCGGTGGCGCAGGTCAGCTATTAG
- a CDS encoding TetR/AcrR family transcriptional regulator translates to MEEMAPATTRRAGSGRKAASWTQDPEGVRRDILAVARAEFVENGLSGARVDEIAAKTSTSKRMIYYYFGDKEGLYRAVLEEMYARIRNFERSLDLAALPPREAIATLAGFTFDYHADNPDFVRLVMVENIHHARHLENSAKIGELNLSAIDMIREIYERGLHEGVFRAGLDPIDIHLTISALSFYNVSNRASIRQVFGHDMGAPGARERRRASTIDTVLRMLAR, encoded by the coding sequence ATGGAAGAGATGGCTCCGGCCACAACTCGACGGGCAGGCAGCGGCAGGAAAGCCGCGAGCTGGACCCAGGATCCCGAGGGCGTCCGCCGCGACATCCTCGCGGTCGCACGCGCCGAATTCGTCGAGAACGGGCTGAGCGGAGCGCGGGTCGACGAGATCGCGGCCAAGACCTCGACCAGCAAGCGGATGATTTATTATTATTTCGGCGACAAGGAGGGGCTCTACCGCGCCGTCCTCGAGGAGATGTACGCCCGCATCCGCAATTTCGAGCGCAGCCTCGACCTTGCGGCCCTGCCCCCGCGCGAAGCGATCGCGACGCTGGCGGGCTTCACCTTCGATTATCACGCCGACAATCCCGACTTCGTCCGGCTGGTCATGGTCGAGAACATCCACCATGCCCGGCACCTGGAGAACTCGGCCAAGATCGGCGAGCTCAACCTGTCCGCGATCGACATGATCCGCGAGATCTACGAGCGCGGCCTGCACGAAGGCGTGTTCCGCGCGGGGCTCGACCCGATCGACATCCACCTGACGATCAGCGCGCTCAGCTTCTACAACGTCTCGAACCGGGCCAGCATCCGGCAGGTTTTCGGGCACGACATGGGCGCGCCAGGCGCCCGCGAGCGCCGGCGCGCCAGCACGATCGATACGGTGTTGCGCATGCTCGCCCGTTGA
- a CDS encoding GntR family transcriptional regulator has protein sequence MADLTTDIVGDEIAPVSTGEQAYERIRSDIIFGRLRPGQRLTLEKLRPAYGVGISTLREILSRLTPEGLVTAEGQRGFQVAPCSAEDLKEIAALRLLIEKNALVKSFQAGDMEWEGRVVASHHKLARLEASLLAGDESRTQQWKRYDWEFHQALVSACGSKALLDLHSGIYDRYLRYQMVFVIFRGPVAADEHKALLECALNRDAEKAEAILERHVQGCLDFAFQNNLI, from the coding sequence ATGGCGGATTTGACGACGGACATCGTGGGTGACGAGATCGCGCCCGTCTCGACGGGCGAGCAGGCCTATGAGCGTATTCGCTCCGACATCATCTTCGGGCGGCTGCGCCCCGGGCAGCGCCTGACGCTGGAAAAGCTGCGCCCGGCCTACGGCGTCGGCATCAGCACCCTGCGCGAAATCCTCAGCCGACTTACACCCGAAGGGCTCGTGACTGCGGAGGGACAGCGCGGCTTCCAGGTTGCGCCCTGCTCGGCCGAGGATTTGAAGGAGATCGCGGCGCTTCGCCTTCTGATCGAGAAGAACGCACTCGTGAAGTCGTTTCAGGCTGGCGACATGGAATGGGAAGGCCGCGTCGTCGCTTCCCATCACAAGCTGGCACGACTGGAGGCGAGCCTTCTGGCGGGCGATGAATCCCGCACACAGCAGTGGAAGCGCTATGATTGGGAGTTCCATCAGGCACTTGTCTCGGCCTGCGGGTCAAAGGCCCTGCTCGACCTCCACTCCGGCATCTATGACCGTTATCTGCGCTATCAGATGGTCTTTGTGATCTTCCGCGGCCCCGTCGCGGCTGACGAGCATAAGGCCCTGCTCGAATGCGCCCTGAACCGGGACGCGGAGAAAGCAGAGGCGATCCTCGAGCGGCATGTCCAGGGCTGCCTCGACTTCGCCTTTCAAAATAACCTCATTTGA